GTCGTCGCGGCTGGCGAAGTCGCCGTTCCGCAGGACCCGGCGGGTCAGGGCGGAGAAGAACAGCTCGGCCTGGTTGAGCCAGGAGGCGTGCGGTGGGGTCCAGTGAACGTGCCAGCGCGGATGCGCGGCCAGCCATGCCTTGGTGTGCTTGGCGGTGTGGGAGGAGCCGTTGTCGAGCACTACGTGGATCTCCTTGTCGGGGGCAATGGCCCGGTCCAGCTGGTCCAGGAACGCGGTGAAGGTCGCCGCGTCATTGCGGGCGATCACCTCGGTGAGCACTTCGCCACTGGTCACCTCCAAGGCGGCGACCAGGGAAGCGGTGCCGTGGCGCCGGTACTCGAACTCCTGGCGGGCGAACTCGCCAGGAGCGGCGGGGCGCCCGGGATACCGGCGCGAGCGGGCGGCGATCGCGGTCTTCTCGTCGATCGAGAGCACCACCACGCCCTCGGGCGGGTCGAGGTAGAGGGCGCACACGTCCGCCGCGCGTTCCCAGAAGTCGGGGGTGTCGCGGCGGGTGAGCCAGCCGCGGACCTTGTGCGGCTTCAGGTCCAGGTCCGCCAGGATCCGCCCGACCTGCGACGCGGAGACCGGCGCGAAGCAGGTGCCCGCA
Above is a genomic segment from Streptomyces sp. NBC_01233 containing:
- a CDS encoding IS630 family transposase encodes the protein MGTAVAVVLGPEVRERLARTVCSPKSQVRAALRAKIVLAAADGRANGAIARELEVSVNTVRKWRGRFAASGLDGLRDAGRSGRPKIYGPHVRVAIVATATSAPPHPEATWSHRTIAAQIAGTCFAPVSASQVGRILADLDLKPHKVRGWLTRRDTPDFWERAADVCALYLDPPEGVVVLSIDEKTAIAARSRRYPGRPAAPGEFARQEFEYRRHGTASLVAALEVTSGEVLTEVIARNDAATFTAFLDQLDRAIAPDKEIHVVLDNGSSHTAKHTKAWLAAHPRWHVHWTPPHASWLNQAELFFSALTRRVLRNGDFASRDDLINKLETYVIKHNDTAKPYRWTYEGTPLKAA